A region of Vitis vinifera cultivar Pinot Noir 40024 chromosome 13, ASM3070453v1 DNA encodes the following proteins:
- the LOC104877892 gene encoding uncharacterized protein LOC104877892 — protein sequence MTYNDFVSRIYGKMNINIVGLTFSYTLPFDLYALQPLKNDEDLTNMFQFSDRCARVYICLASTVEDDETIENGEQGLNETIVGSNSLVPYSTRDVDIRMQSRGFHQRCAESHVGPLESSRFESAILGSGHTFSTANEFWDAIYLMSVGGRFRYKFKRNCLKHMTVICVVEGCPWKVIARAIGRTKIVQVHTFRNEHNHSLEDVSISKPVVRCNRATAMIDDVIRSNPDYLPRQICKDFRQQYGMQLNYCQAWNLKEKAKERIHGVPQCSYKLLPWLCTRLIEINPGTIAEYRCSDDGHFMQLFVALSVSIHGFQMGCRPIISIDSSHMSGPYKGALFSASSYDADNGMFPLAYGLFSSENYEDWLWFLEKLKMVIGERDVIIISDRHQGIIRSVSKVFGSENYAHCYRHIKENFSSFLTKLNTKGRKGKENALQMLDSIAYARLDCDYEIAMDTLRTFNHDLAKWVEENNP from the exons ATGACATataatgattttgtttcaaGGATTTATGGGAAAATGAACATCAATATAGTGGGACTAACATTTTCATATACTCTCCCGTTTGATTTATATGCACTTCaaccattgaaaaatgatgaagacttgACAAACATGTTTCAATTTAGTGACCGATGTGCACGTGTATATATATGCTTAGCATCAACAGTTGAAGACGATGAAACGATTGAGAATGGAGAACAAGG CTTGAACGAAACAATCGTAGGGTCTAACTCACTGGTCCCATATTCAACAAGAGATGTTGATATTAGAATGCAATCACGAGGATTTCATCAAAGATGTGCTGAATCACATGTTGGTCCACTAGAGTCAAGCCGTTTTGAGAGTGCAATATTGGGTAGTGGGCATACCTTCTCAACTGCAAATGAATTTTGGGATGCAATATATCTCATGTCAGTAGGAGGTCGTTTTAGATATAAGTTTAAGAGGAATTGTCTTAAGCATATGACTGTAATATGTGTTGTTGAAGGATGCCCTTGGAAAGTAATTGCTCGTGCTATTGGGAGAACAAAAATAGTTCAAGTGCATACATTTAGAAATGAACATAACCACTCTTTAGAAGATGTGTCAATTTCCAAACCAGTAGTTCGTTGTAATCGAGCCACAGCTATGATTGATGATGTTATTCGTTCAAATCCAGATTACTTACCCCGTCAAATATGTAAAGACTTTCGTCAACAATACGGAATGCAATTGAATTATTGTCAAGCATGGAACTTGAAAGAGAAGGCTAAAGAACGAATTCATGGTGTGCCGCAATGTTCATATAAGTTGTTACCTTGGTTATGTACAAGGCTTATTGAAATAAATCCAGGGACGATTGCTGAATATAGATGTTCGGATGATGGTCATTTTATGCAATTGTTCGTTGCCCTTTCAGTGTCAATACATGGGTTTCAAATGGGATGTCGGCCTATTATATCAATAGATTCATCCCACATGAGTGGGCCATACAAGGGTGCTTTATTTTCAGCTTCTTCCTATGATGCTGACAATGGCATGTTTCCACTTGCTTATGGCTTATTTAGCTCTGAGAATTACGAGGATTGGCTTTGGTTTTTAGAGAAATTGAAGATGGTCATAGGTGAAAGAGATGTTATAATAATATCTGATAGGCACCAAGGGATTATCCGTAGTGTTTCAAAGGTATTTGGTAGTGAAAACTATGCACATTGCTATCGTCACATTAAAGAAAACTTCAGTAGCTTTCTAACAAAGCTGAACACTAAAgggaggaaaggaaaggaaaatgctTTGCAAATGCTTGATTCTATCGCCTATGCTAGGTTAGATTGTGATTATGAGATTGCAATGGATACTTTAAGGACATTTAATCATGATTTGGCGAAGTGGGTTGAAGAAAATAACCCTTAA
- the LOC100242076 gene encoding mediator of RNA polymerase II transcription subunit 15a isoform X1: MTLPTRNAGVSVKTFSHPTLSWPRDTNNQRPAQAEPVMGGGDWRTQLPPSARQRIANKIMDKLKRHLPASGPEGLHELRKIAERFEEKIYSTATSQSDYLRKLSLKMLTMETKFCNAAMPSNSTGPNKKSSNGKKSTAGKKSAAGKKSHRSRF, from the exons ATGACACTCCCAACCAGAAATGCAGGGGTTTCAGTGAAAACATTCTCTCATCCCACTCTCTCGTGGCCCCGG GACACCAATAATCAGAGACCTGCTCAGGCTGAACCTGTCATGGGTGGAGGCGATTGGAGGACTCAACTTCCTCCTTCTGCCCGCCAGAGGATTGCTAACAAAAT CATGGACAAGTTGAAGAGACATCTTCCTGCTTCTGGACCAGAGGGACTGCATGAGCTAAGGAAAATTGCTGAAAGGTTTGAGGAAAAGATTTATTCTACTGCCACAAGCCAG TCTGATTACCTTCGGAAATTATCTCTGAAGATGCTGAcaatggaaacaaaattttgtaatgCTGCAATGCCATCCAACTCTACTGGTCCCAACAAAAAATCCTCTAATGGCAAGAAATCCACTGCTGGCAAGAAATCCGCTGCTGGCAAAAAATCCCACAGATCCAG ATTCTGA
- the LOC100242076 gene encoding mediator of RNA polymerase II transcription subunit 15a isoform X2 encodes MTLPTRNAGVSVKTFSHPTLSWPRAEPVMGGGDWRTQLPPSARQRIANKIMDKLKRHLPASGPEGLHELRKIAERFEEKIYSTATSQSDYLRKLSLKMLTMETKFCNAAMPSNSTGPNKKSSNGKKSTAGKKSAAGKKSHRSRF; translated from the exons ATGACACTCCCAACCAGAAATGCAGGGGTTTCAGTGAAAACATTCTCTCATCCCACTCTCTCGTGGCCCCGG GCTGAACCTGTCATGGGTGGAGGCGATTGGAGGACTCAACTTCCTCCTTCTGCCCGCCAGAGGATTGCTAACAAAAT CATGGACAAGTTGAAGAGACATCTTCCTGCTTCTGGACCAGAGGGACTGCATGAGCTAAGGAAAATTGCTGAAAGGTTTGAGGAAAAGATTTATTCTACTGCCACAAGCCAG TCTGATTACCTTCGGAAATTATCTCTGAAGATGCTGAcaatggaaacaaaattttgtaatgCTGCAATGCCATCCAACTCTACTGGTCCCAACAAAAAATCCTCTAATGGCAAGAAATCCACTGCTGGCAAGAAATCCGCTGCTGGCAAAAAATCCCACAGATCCAG ATTCTGA
- the LOC104877893 gene encoding uncharacterized protein LOC104877893 has protein sequence MKVSNGKAFLEVDLMERTCTCKAWQMSGIPCDHAFAAIRRMGFDVSDYVDDWYKYNLQEKIYFGSMRTLVTHDMPMIDEDGTVRDALGHTYPFLNPPTTKRPPGRPRKRRIESQFM, from the coding sequence ATGAAAGTATCCAATGGAAAAGCATTCCTGGAAGTGGACTTAATGGAGCGAACTTGCACATGCAAAGCATGGCAAATGTCTGGAATCCCATGTGATCATGCTTTTGCAGCTATACGGCGAATGGGTTTTGATGTATCTGATTATGTTGATGACTGGTATAAGTACAATTTGCAAGAGAAGATATACTTTGGAAGCATGCGTACTTTGGTAACACATGACATGCCAATGATTGATGAAGATGGAACCGTTCGTGATGCCTTGGGTCATACTTATCCCTTTCTTAATCCTCCAACCACCAAGCGACCTCCTGGAAGACCTAGGAAACGTCGAATCGAGTCTcaattcatgtaa